From Phalacrocorax carbo chromosome 6, bPhaCar2.1, whole genome shotgun sequence, a single genomic window includes:
- the RGS1 gene encoding regulator of G-protein signaling 1 has translation MPGFFFPHNNMTELNGKEDCKLAEGKIHKKKQKAFGADLKSYLKCMVPHIESGIKTSNSRNVMLSAEEVMQWSQSLEKLLASQSGQGIFREFLKSEFSEENIEFWLACEDYKKTKSDHLHGKAERIYEEFVQSNAIKQINIDYRMREATAKRAKDPTHTSFDEAQKTVYILMERDSYPRFLKSKAYLNLLNQLQTNTSK, from the exons atgccaggattctttttcccccacaaCAACATGACTGAATTAAACGGAAAAGAAGACTGCAAGcttgcagaaggcaaaatccataaaaagaagcaaaaggctTT TGGCGCAGATCTCAAAAGTTATTTGAAGTGTATGGTACCACATATCGAATCTGGGATCAAGACTTCTAACTCCAGAAATGTCAT GCTTTCTGCAGAGGAAGTAATGCAGTGGTCCCAGTCTTTGGAAAAGCTCTTGGCCAGCCAAA GTGGCCAAGGCATCTTTCGGGAGTTTCTGAAGTCAGAGTTCAGCGAGGAAAACATTGAGTTCTGGTTGGCTTGTGAGGATTACAAGAAAACTAAGTCTGATCACTTACATGGCAAAGCAGAGAGGATTTATGAGGAGTTTGTTCAGTCAAATGCTATTAAACAG ATCAATATTGACTATCGGATGAGGGAAGCAACAGCCAAAAGGGCTAAAGACCCAACTCACACAAGTTTTGATGAAGCCCAGAAAACCGTGTACATCCTCATGGAAAGGGATTCATATCCCAGATTTTTGAAATCCAAAGCCTACCTGAACCTTTTGAACCAGCTGCAGACCAACACTTCAAAATGA
- the RGS13 gene encoding LOW QUALITY PROTEIN: regulator of G-protein signaling 13 (The sequence of the model RefSeq protein was modified relative to this genomic sequence to represent the inferred CDS: inserted 3 bases in 2 codons; substituted 3 bases at 3 genomic stop codons): MRFNKAKCRVLHSGHNSHAMLQAWGGVAGKLPGGKGRDGVGSQLAEHEPATLNLLSIVXFTLSSDPXSRRMSPNTCWLCKIFRTEENGICSKESLEEVLQWSQSFEKLITSKYKXLYVYGPMIYKTYLKTEHSDKNXEFWLACKAYKKITSQRKRTSMARKXFTSYIQREAPNEINIDSPARKVIIRNIQEPTQSCFEEAQRIIYMHMERNSYPRFLESKFYQKLKHSLQTNGNNSMVN; this comes from the exons atgagattcaacaaggccaagtgccgggtcctgcactcGGGTCACAACAGCCATGCaatgctgcaggcttggggaggagtggctggaaagctgcctggaggaaaaggacgTGATGGTGTTGGTtcacagctggctgaacatgagccagcg ACACTTAACTTACTCAGCATTGTCTAGTTTACACTGAGCTCTGATCCCTGATCCAG GAGAATGAGTCCAAACACTTGCTGGCTTTGCAAGATattcagaacagaagaaaacGGGATCTGTTCTAAGGAA TCTCTGGAGGAAGTACTACAGTGGTCCCAGTCTTTTGAAAAGCTGATAAcaagtaaatataaataattgtaTGTTT atgggCCTATGATCTACAAGACCTACTTGAAGACAGAGCACAGTGATAAAAA AGAATTCTGGCTTGCTTGCAAAGCTTATAAGAAGATCACATCACAGAGGAAGAGGACTTCCATGGCGAGAA TTTTTACAAGTTACATTCAACGTGAGGCTCCCAACGAG atTAACATTGACAGTCCTGCAAGGAAAGTAATTATAAGGAATATTCAAGAGCCAACACAGTCCTGTTTTGAAGAAGCACAGAGAATAATTTACATGCACATGGAAAGAAATTCCTATCCACGATTTCTTGAATCAAAGTTTTATCAAAAACTCAAACACAGCCTTCAAACTAATGGCAATAATTCAATGGTAAATTGA